Proteins co-encoded in one Setaria viridis chromosome 9, Setaria_viridis_v4.0, whole genome shotgun sequence genomic window:
- the LOC140221191 gene encoding protein MAIN-LIKE 2-like: MVELHIGIWPPELEEGDEEKKTSRVSSAWSREQFSICPQGADEEVVERHARVWLWHFVSDFLPTDAAGNTMSWMVLPLLGQNWDNIRGFGFGSESWWVNLAICALSLDPRGFLPTFTYVWKYAEPIHGPPARRYKFYTNELDCVTQTQVEWTPYNQEQLSNIIFSPMCYRDRELWRIDRKKRYKENDRRVKHAAYLQLWDNMQRCDPMDGPH, translated from the exons atggtagagCTGCACATTGGGATTTGGCCTCCAGAGCTTGAGGAGGGAGACGAGGAGAAGAAGACGTCCAGGGTGAGCTCGGCATGGTCGAGGGAGCAGTTCAGCATATGCCCACAGGGAGCAGATGAAGAGGTTGTGGAAAGGCACGCTCGTGTTTGGCTGTGGCACTTTGTGAGCGACTTCTTACCTACtgatgcagctgggaacacCATGTCTTGGATGGTTCTTCCATTATTGGGTCAGAATTGGGATAACATCCGTGG atttggatttgggagcgaatcTTGGTGGGTCAACCTTGCCATCTGCGCGTTGAG ctTGGACCCACGAGGATTCCTTCCCACATTCACATATGTGTGGAAGTATGCTGAGCCTATTCATGGCCCTCCAGCTAGGCGGTACAAGTTCTACACAAATGAGCTTGATTGTGTCACGCAGACCCAG GTTGAATGGACACCGTACAACCAGGAACAGCTGAGCAACATTATCTTTTCACCTATGTGCTACAGAGATAGAGAATTATGGAG GATCGACCGGAAGAAaaggtacaaggagaatgacCGGAGGGTGAAACATGCTGCTTACCTCCAGCTTTGGGATAACATGCAAAGATGTGATCCCATGGATGGACCTCATTAG